The following DNA comes from Cucumis sativus cultivar 9930 chromosome 7, Cucumber_9930_V3, whole genome shotgun sequence.
TCAAGAGCTAATAGagagtaaaaaaagaaaagaatattataaGATGGCTTTGTGTCACACACCACAAATTATACCCACAAGAGAAACCCAAAATCAAACACTCCCAACCCAACAAATATTCTCCCTTccacaaaaattgaaataaaatagcaTACTTAACAAATTTCCCTTTTCCCAACCAAAACGACGCCGCATCATCGACCCCCCCTTCACAGGCTGCACAACAGAGCAACCCCGATGGCCGTCATTACAGATCCAACTGACCCCAAACCTCCCGTCGCCGTCGCTCCCGACTTTCCAGGGGCAGGAGCCCCCGTGGGCTCGCTCACCACCGGCGACGCTGCCTCCGCTGATTTTGGAGCACCTGATGGCGTAACAGCTGCATCCAAACACAACAAACCGCTCAGAAATTTCTTCATTAATTAACATTACGAATTCCAGATCGGAatcaacaaactaaaattgaacgGGAAGTGTTTAAAGAGGAGATATGTAGTACCTGGAGAAGAAGCAGGAGAAATCGACACtgcaaaaccaaaagaaaacacGGATTTCACTCAATCAGACCACTTAATTGCATACGCATTTGTGTTGTAAGCAGAAATTAATAGATCGATTATCGGAAGGAATAATTAGGCTTACATTTACAGTTAGATGCAGCGGGAGCGGAGACTTTGCAAGCAGCAGGGAGAGAGAGGGCTTTAGTGACGTTGAGTACGACGCCTAATTGAGCGCTGTTCTTGAAGGCTTCGCAAAGACAGTCAGCGTCGGCCTTGAGGACGGTCTTGAGGCCAGAACAGCAGGTTCCTTGAGGCTTGCTGGTGGTGCTGTCGTTGGAAACGAAAGAGAGACAGTCGGCCATGTTGAGGATGAGACTAGAACAGTCGACCCCCGGCGCTGGAGCATCATTTGCGGCGGAAAGGGGGGAGAATTGTAGTGCGAGGAATGCAAGAGAAAAGAGAGCGAGAAAAGGGTTGGTGGTAGCCATGGcagagaaaagagaagattgGTAAAGGGGAAAATGAGAGATGGAGAAGTGGGGAAGTGGGGAAGTGAGGAAGTGAGGAGTGGGGTTTGAAGTTGGTGAGGGTCATTTAAATAAGCAGATTTCGgaatgtttaattattattatactttatttttataaaaaatcaaatatctaACATATTTAGTAGCCGTTTTGGCCCTCCAAAGTGGGGTCGATTACttctataataattaattatcaactTAACTTAATGTATTTCAACCACTTTAACAAAACTAATTTctctttaaataatttatattacttATTAGAGCTAAggacattatttatttttaaacttaccttcattttttaaattaagttggTCCATATACAAGTTTAGGTCTAATTCATTTGAGGTGgattaaattagttaaataattatgttaatttttttatgttagaaaaacacaaaattgatatttttttatatttttccaatcTCCAAAAGGAACAACCATGTCACTCAACTTTAAAtggcaaaaaaagaaatgtggaTATGAcatatgaaaataaagttaaattgtatatatatacatatagatagaaattagagaattttaaaaaacaccaaatttaaccaaatatttataaactattgCAAATTCTATTACTTACACCCATTCATAAAATCTAGAATTTTGTCAtggtttgtaaatatttattttatttatatttttaaattttggataatgaaaaatttggtATAAGAATCGActcaaaatagtattttaaaacttttttaaaaattcaattatttatattttttaaacaaaactttcacccttttcatccaaaaataaatcttaattatacttttaacaCAGACTATAAaatggtttatatatatatatatatattagcctatctataaaagagaaaaaaaagaaaggtgaGTTTTTcgaaattgaaaaagaagaagaaaaactgagaaaatgaaaaagaaagaaagacgTGGGAAAAGGGAGGTTTGGATGTGCGGCTGTAAAGGATGGTGCCATGTGGGAGAAATGAGTGGTAATGGAAACGTGGCGAACATCCAACGGTTCAGTTACGTGTTTTTGtcgtttaaatatttattaaactttaCTTACATGCAATAGCTTTAAATGCTTCGTtgccacacacacacaaatgatatataattcttttttccaattttatatcatgccaaataacataaaatataatgagtAATGTGTTACTTAATTAATATGTAATTTAGTAATTTAAGTAActcatttattcatttttaaacaataaacaataaataaatagaagacaactaattttttaattagggACCCACTCTAGTATATGGacagtaaaaataaatttataataatgcttttttctagaagaaaaaaaaagtttaattatttgagatgtaattattttattatgtgtGGTTGAGTCAAAAGTTTTGACCCACAATCAAAAGgtgtaattttgaaacttgGAGGATGATAGCATTGCATAGGCATGTATGACTAAAAGTTGTTTCAACATTATCATAATAAGTTATATTGATAGAATATaactcataaatattttaatttattttgttatttttaaaaacgttcattcttataaactaaatttcaatagtaaaaaagtgtttgaaaatattatctttaaaCTAGATACGGTTAATTCAAGTCATCGTATGACCTAATTGCTTGCACTTACTACAGGATATCAACACAGAAAACCTACTTGAAATCTTTAGGTATTTGTTTATGAGAGGATGACTACTAGAGTGTTATTGCTTATAAGATTTGTATTCCTATTGgcaatttttcaaaagcaaaaCCTAATTTTGTGGTATGGATGAGAGAGACTAATTAAATTCCATGTTTAGTGtaatattgtttcttttgagAAACATTACATTGTTGACACATGTTGATGCAtgcattaaatttattataatttaaattgtatacACAAATACGATATTGTAGACTTTGTatcatacaaaatttataaagtttcttattaatttgttaGTTTATTACTTGTCacattgattaaattgttatattataaagcttacctaattttttatttatcggAAGAACTAAAAAGTAGTAATTTAGAAGCCAAAATTAGGGTGGATTTgaatcaactttttaataatataaaaatattttccattttaaagataaaactgaaaatgaaataaaagagaaacgTAATAAgttataaaccaaaatattatatatttgaatttaggaggtaaggaaaggaaataaagaagtaaaaaacaaaaagggttgggaaagaaagaaaaggagggGAAACgttgggaaagaaagaaaaggagggGAAACGTACACGCTTTAGGATTAAATGTCGAACCAAATTGGGCACCTATTTTGGAGACTATGCAACGCACCGTTTTCTATAAAGACATTCAATTTCGTGGGCCCAATCAAAGTTCGTCAACTTCCAAAAGCCTTTctattaaaacaaacaaatactataataataatatattatatattatatatatataaatactcGATTCAAAACTAGTTTTTCAGatgcattttcaacattttaataaaaaaaattaaacaaaaattattttatttttatgaaaaaatcatttcaaaattacgaAGA
Coding sequences within:
- the LOC101217098 gene encoding non-specific lipid-transfer protein-like protein At5g64080, with the translated sequence MATTNPFLALFSLAFLALQFSPLSAANDAPAPGVDCSSLILNMADCLSFVSNDSTTSKPQGTCCSGLKTVLKADADCLCEAFKNSAQLGVVLNVTKALSLPAACKVSAPAASNCKLSISPASSPAVTPSGAPKSAEAASPVVSEPTGAPAPGKSGATATGGLGSVGSVMTAIGVALLCSL